The region GACGGTGCCGACCGGCGCCATCGCCTCGGCTACCCAATCGACCAGGCCCTGATCCACCGCCATTAACGATCCTCTCTCCGTTCGTTTCGAGCGCAGTCGAGAAACAGGCCCCGAACGCTGCGCGCAGTTTCTCGACTGCGTTCGAAACGAACGGATGTTCTTGTTCAGTGCGCCGTCAGCTTCAAGCCCGCGATGCACAGCACCACGCCCAGGATCAGCAGCAGGCGCGGCAGGCTGGCCGGTTCGCCGAACCACGCGATGCCGACGATCACCGTGCCGAGCGCGCCGATGCCGCCCCACACCGCATAGGCCGTGCCCATCGAAATCGAGCGCGACGCGACCTCCAGCAGGGCCATCGAACAGGCGACCGAGGCGAGGAAGCCCGCCGTCCAGCCGATATTGCGGAAACCGTCGACATAGCGCAGGCAGGTGGTGAAGCCGATCTCGAACAGCCCGCCGATCACCAGCAGCAACCACGCCATCAGCCGCGTCCCGCCAGTTTCAACAAGGCATCGCCGGTGACGCGCTGCGTGGTCCACTCGACCATCGCCTCCGCGCCGACCTTGCGGTAGAATTCGATCGCGCGTTCGTTCCAGTCGAGCACCCACCATTCGAAGCGCGCGCAGCCCCGATCCACCGCAATGCCGGCGAGGTGTGACAGCAACGCCCGCCCCGCGCCCGATCCGCGCGCGTCCGGCGTGATATACAGATCGTCGAGCCAGATGCCGCGCAGACCCGTCCAGGTCGAGAAATTGTGATAGAACACCGCCATGCCGACGGGCGTGCCGCCCATTTCGGCGATGATCGCCTCGGCCGCCGGTCGCGCGCCGAACAGCGCCTCGTGCATGATCGTCTCGGTCGCGGTGACGGCATCGGGCTCGCGCTCGAACGCGGCGAGTTCGCGCACGAAGCCCAGGATGGTCGGCACGTCGGTCGGCGTGGCGGGGCGGATCTTCACGGTCATGCGGCGGCCTCGGTTTGTGGCGCGGGTGCCGCCTTTCCGCGGATCGCGAACAGGCACCCGGCGATGATCAACAGCGCGCCCGCCACCGTCCATGCGGTGACATGCTCGCCGAACACGACATAGCCGAGAATCGCCGACCAGACGAAGGCGGTATATTCGACCGGTGCGAGCACCTGCGCCTCGGCATGGCGATAGGCCCAGGCGAGCAGGATCGCGGAGACCGAGCCGAGCGCGGCCGCGCCGAAGATGCCCGGCCAGAGCGCCATGGCGGGCATCGACGAAAACCACGGTGCCCCGATCAGCAGCAGCGTGCCCAGCACGACGCTGGTGAACAGGGCGACCTCGAGCGGATCGGCGACCTGTGCCTGCCGGCGCAGCAGGATCAGGCTGCCGGCATAGAGGATGGAGGCGGCGAAGATCGCCAGCGATCCCAGCACGATTTCGGTGGAGGCGTGCGCCTGCCACTGACCGGCGGCGATCGCCAGCACGCCGAGGCTGGCGATGACCGAGCCGCCGATCGCGGTGCGGCGGATCGTCTCGCCCAACGTCGCGGCGGCGAGGAAGAGGGCGATCAGCGGCGCGAGGAAGGTCAGCGCCACGCCCTGTGCCATCGTCACGCGTACCAGCCCCCAGAAGAACAGCAGCACCGACGCGCCGGCCACGGCCCCACGCGACACATGCAGGATCAGCGCCGCCCGCCCCGGCCAGGGCCGCCGCCGCGCGAGGAAGATCGGCAGCATCAGGACGACACCCGCCACCGACCGCCACAGCACCGCACTGTATGCGCCATGCGCGATCGACATCCCCTTCATCACCGCATCCATCACCGAATAGCTGGCGATGCCGACACAGGCGACGGCGAAGGCGGTCGCGGAGGTTGGGCCGTGGCGGGTCAACGGATCAGGAGTTTGGTTGACTATCTGGCGGCCGGCGCACGACCAAACCAGCTTCGGTATGCTCAATTACCAAGTCGTCGCCCACGCGCCATCCAAGATCTTCCATCAGATCCGGCGGTATAGTTACTTTGCCATTGTCATGCACGATTGTGGTGCGGGTCACGGTAGCCTCCTGATTTTTTCTTCCCTGACCGCTTCCGTCACCCCTGACTGGTTCGGTGATTACCCTATCGACCACGTATTCGTCATTCCCGCGCAGGCGGGAATCAATACTGGCTAACCTCTCGCTTCGTAAACGGCGTCAGAGCTTATGGATCCCCGCCTACGCGGGGATGACGGCTTTATACTTGCTCGAGGGGTATAAGCGCCGAAAAAGTCCGGGGACGGCATGACTCGCGATCTACTCAGCCGCCACCGCCTGTGCCTCGTCGTGCGCCTCGATCTCCGCGGCTTTCGCTTCGACCAGCTGGACGATGTGTTCGAGCATGTCGTCGCTGGAGACGGTGTGGTCGGTGACGCCCGACAGATAGACCATGTGCTTGCCGTTGCCGCCGCCGGTCAGGCCGATATCGGTCTCGCGTGCCTCGCCGGGGCCGTTGACGACGCAGCCGAGGACGGAGAGCGACATCGGCGTGCGGATGTGCTGCAGACGTTCTTCCAGCGCCTGTACGGTGCGGATCACGTCGAAGCCCTGGCGTGCGCACGATGGACAGGAGACTACGCGGACGCCGCGGTTGCGGATGCCCAACGCCTTCAGGATCTCGAACCCGACGCGCACTTCCTCTTCCGGTTCGGCCGAGAGCGAGACGCGGATCGTGTCGCCGATGCCGTACCAGAGCAGGCTGCCCATGCCGATCGCCGACTTGACCGTGCCGCCGACGAACCCGCCCGCTTCGGTGATGCCGAGGTGCAGCGGGCAATCGACCGCTTCGGCGAGTTGCTGATAGGCGGCGACGGCGAGGAACAGGTCGCTGGCCTTCACCGCGACCTTGAATTCGTGGAAATCGTGATCCTGCAACAGCTTGATGTGATCGAGCGCGCTTTCGACCAGCGCATCCGGGCACGGCTCGCCATATTTTTCGAGCAGATCCTTTTCGAGGCTGCCGGCATTTACGCCGATGCGGATCGCGCAGCCATTGGCCTTGGCCGCGTTGACGACCTCCTTCACGCGTGCCGAGGATCCGATATTGCCGGGGTTGATGCGCAGGCAGGCAGCACCCGCATCGGCGGCTTCCAGCGCGCGCTTGTAGTGGAAATGGATGTCCGCGACGATCGGCACGCGGCTGGCGCGCACGATCTGGCGAAGCGCCGCCGTGCTCTCCACATCGGGGCAGGACACGCGGATGATGTCGACGCCGGCATCCTCGCACCGGCGGATCTGCGCGATCGTCGCCTTCGCGTCGCTGGTCGGCGTGTTGGTCATCGTCTGCACGGTGACCGGGGCATCACCACCGACGGGAACGTTGCCGACCATGATCTGACGGCTTTGACGACGCGTGATATCACGCCACGGACGTAAGGACATGCTCTTCCCTATAGTGCCGCCGCCGCGCCACGGCAACGCCGGTAACGCCGCACTGGTCATCGCGCCAGCTTGCTCTAAAGCGGCGCGCGATGGCACGGCATTACGGTCTGGACTGGCTCCGCGTCGGCGCGTTCGCGTTGCTGATCCTCTATCACGTCGCCCTGGTGTTCGTGCCCTGGCCCTATCATGTGAAGACGGCCGATCCCGCCGACTGGATCGCGATCCCGATGATGGCGATCAATGCGTGGCGGCTGATCCTGCTGTTCGTCGTCTCGGGCTATGCCAGCCGGACGCTGCTCGCCAAGGGCGGGGGCGTCGGCGCGTTCGTCCGGTCGCGGAGCGCGCGGCTGCTGATCCCGCTGCTGTTCGGCATCGTCGTGATCGTCCCGGTACAGCCATGGATCGAACTGGCGGGGCAGCATCGGTACGCCGGCGGTTTCTGGAGCTTCTACCTCCACGATTATTTCGGTTTCTGGTCGATCGACGGGATCATCCTGCCGAACTGGCAGCATCTGTGGTTCGTCATGTATCTCTGGCTGTACACGATGCTGATCGCGATCGTCGGCGCGGCGCTGCGCGGACGCAGCCTGCAAGGCGTGTTCGACCGGCTGTTCGGCGGCGTGTGGCTGTGGATCTGGCCGAGCCTGTGGCTGATCGCGGTATCGGCCTGGCTGTTTCCCGGCGGACGCGAAACGCACGCTTTGGTCGACGACTGGCTGGCGCATGCGAGCTACTTCCCCGCCTTCCTGTTCGGATTCGCCTTTGCCGGATCGGAGAAAGGGTTCGCCAGCGTCGCGCGGATCTGGCCGTGGGCGGCAGGCGTGGCGGTGCTCGCCTATGCGACGGTCGTCGGGATCGAGGTGGCGTGGCCGGTCGACGTCGTCCCGCCCTATCCGTTCGGGCTGATCTTCTCCGCCGCGCGCGGGGTGCAGGGGTGGAGCGCGATCGTCGCGCTGATCGGGATCGCCGACCGTTACTGGAACCGCGACACGCCGTGGCGCGCGACGCTGACCGAGGCGGTGTTCCCGTTCTACATCATCCACCAGACGATCATCGTCGCCGGCGAGTGGGTGTTGCTGCCCTGGCACCTGTCCGCCGTCGTCGAATTCGCGATATTGGTGGTGGCGACGGTGATCGGGTGCTGGGCATTCTATGCGGTCGGACGCGAGGTCGGCTGGCTGCGGCCGCTGATCGGTTTGCGCAAACGCGGCCCGGTGCATCCACCGCGCACCGCGACCCTGGCGACGGAGGAACGTTGAGATGGACAATCGCTGGACCTTGCTGGTGCATGGCGGCGCGGGAATGATGACGCGCGAGCGGCTGACGCCCGAACAGGACAAGGGCACGCGCGCCGGGTTGAACGCCGCACTGGATGCGGGATCGGCGGTGCTGGCAGCCGGCGGAACGGCGCTGGACGCGGTCGCGGCGGCGGTGCGCGTGCTGGAGGACGATTCGCACTTCAATTCCGGGCGCGGGGCGGCGTTGACCTGGGATGGGGCCGCGGAACTGGATGCGGCGATCATGAACGGACGCGACCGACGCGCCGGTGCGGTGGCGGGCGTGGGCGCGACGC is a window of Sphingomonas sp. Leaf357 DNA encoding:
- a CDS encoding AbrB/MazE/SpoVT family DNA-binding domain-containing protein, with translation MTRTTIVHDNGKVTIPPDLMEDLGWRVGDDLVIEHTEAGLVVRRPPDSQPNS
- a CDS encoding DMT family transporter, yielding MAWLLLVIGGLFEIGFTTCLRYVDGFRNIGWTAGFLASVACSMALLEVASRSISMGTAYAVWGGIGALGTVIVGIAWFGEPASLPRLLLILGVVLCIAGLKLTAH
- a CDS encoding acyltransferase family protein, translating into MARHYGLDWLRVGAFALLILYHVALVFVPWPYHVKTADPADWIAIPMMAINAWRLILLFVVSGYASRTLLAKGGGVGAFVRSRSARLLIPLLFGIVVIVPVQPWIELAGQHRYAGGFWSFYLHDYFGFWSIDGIILPNWQHLWFVMYLWLYTMLIAIVGAALRGRSLQGVFDRLFGGVWLWIWPSLWLIAVSAWLFPGGRETHALVDDWLAHASYFPAFLFGFAFAGSEKGFASVARIWPWAAGVAVLAYATVVGIEVAWPVDVVPPYPFGLIFSAARGVQGWSAIVALIGIADRYWNRDTPWRATLTEAVFPFYIIHQTIIVAGEWVLLPWHLSAVVEFAILVVATVIGCWAFYAVGREVGWLRPLIGLRKRGPVHPPRTATLATEER
- a CDS encoding DMT family transporter produces the protein MTRHGPTSATAFAVACVGIASYSVMDAVMKGMSIAHGAYSAVLWRSVAGVVLMLPIFLARRRPWPGRAALILHVSRGAVAGASVLLFFWGLVRVTMAQGVALTFLAPLIALFLAAATLGETIRRTAIGGSVIASLGVLAIAAGQWQAHASTEIVLGSLAIFAASILYAGSLILLRRQAQVADPLEVALFTSVVLGTLLLIGAPWFSSMPAMALWPGIFGAAALGSVSAILLAWAYRHAEAQVLAPVEYTAFVWSAILGYVVFGEHVTAWTVAGALLIIAGCLFAIRGKAAPAPQTEAAA
- a CDS encoding GNAT family N-acetyltransferase; the protein is MTVKIRPATPTDVPTILGFVRELAAFEREPDAVTATETIMHEALFGARPAAEAIIAEMGGTPVGMAVFYHNFSTWTGLRGIWLDDLYITPDARGSGAGRALLSHLAGIAVDRGCARFEWWVLDWNERAIEFYRKVGAEAMVEWTTQRVTGDALLKLAGRG
- the ispG gene encoding flavodoxin-dependent (E)-4-hydroxy-3-methylbut-2-enyl-diphosphate synthase, with product MSLRPWRDITRRQSRQIMVGNVPVGGDAPVTVQTMTNTPTSDAKATIAQIRRCEDAGVDIIRVSCPDVESTAALRQIVRASRVPIVADIHFHYKRALEAADAGAACLRINPGNIGSSARVKEVVNAAKANGCAIRIGVNAGSLEKDLLEKYGEPCPDALVESALDHIKLLQDHDFHEFKVAVKASDLFLAVAAYQQLAEAVDCPLHLGITEAGGFVGGTVKSAIGMGSLLWYGIGDTIRVSLSAEPEEEVRVGFEILKALGIRNRGVRVVSCPSCARQGFDVIRTVQALEERLQHIRTPMSLSVLGCVVNGPGEARETDIGLTGGGNGKHMVYLSGVTDHTVSSDDMLEHIVQLVEAKAAEIEAHDEAQAVAAE